A single window of Gammaproteobacteria bacterium DNA harbors:
- a CDS encoding PA4780 family RIO1-like protein kinase, which produces MKTPKRIEPLVEDGLVDTVVRQLMSGKEAMVYVVRCGEDIRCAKVYKEANKRSFRQATHYTESRKMKSSRRARAMEKGTRYGRKAQEDAWQSAEVDALYRLAAAGVRVPQPYHFHAGVLLMELVTDAHGEAAPRLNELVLTAEQAHEYHGILITQVVRMLCAGLVHGDLSEYNVLVGTEGPVIIDLPQAINAAGNNSAFSMLERDINNLATYFGRFAPELLTTDYAMEIWAHYEGGKLRPEIELTGRFARSEKPADVKGVMREIDAAIKEAEEERQRYLQRMQQQ; this is translated from the coding sequence ATGAAGACCCCCAAAAGAATTGAACCGCTGGTCGAGGATGGTCTGGTCGACACGGTCGTGCGTCAGCTCATGAGCGGCAAGGAGGCCATGGTCTACGTGGTGCGCTGTGGCGAAGACATCCGCTGTGCCAAGGTGTACAAAGAGGCCAACAAACGCAGCTTTCGTCAGGCCACCCATTACACCGAAAGCCGCAAGATGAAAAGCAGCCGTCGTGCCCGTGCCATGGAGAAAGGCACCCGCTATGGTCGCAAGGCACAGGAAGACGCCTGGCAAAGCGCCGAAGTGGATGCCTTGTACCGTCTCGCCGCCGCTGGCGTGCGTGTGCCACAGCCCTATCACTTCCATGCGGGTGTGCTGCTGATGGAACTGGTGACCGACGCCCATGGCGAAGCCGCCCCGAGGCTCAATGAACTGGTGCTGACAGCAGAGCAAGCGCACGAATACCACGGCATATTGATAACGCAGGTGGTGCGCATGCTCTGCGCCGGTCTCGTGCACGGCGATTTATCAGAATATAACGTGCTCGTCGGCACCGAAGGGCCCGTCATCATCGACCTGCCGCAGGCCATTAACGCCGCAGGCAACAACAGTGCCTTCAGCATGCTCGAGCGCGACATCAATAATCTGGCCACCTACTTTGGCCGTTTTGCGCCCGAGCTGCTGACGACCGACTATGCCATGGAGATCTGGGCACACTACGAGGGCGGCAAGCTGCGCCCGGAGATCGAGTTGACCGGTCGCTTCGCGCGCAGCGAGAAGCCGGCGGATGTGAAGGGTGTCATGCGGGAAATTGACGCCGCGATCAAGGAGGCCGAAGAGGAACGGCAACGCTATCTTCAGCGCATGCAGCAACAGTAG
- the ppc gene encoding phosphoenolpyruvate carboxylase yields the protein MAGQGYNDKELRARVKLLGTLLGNVLRAQAGERALKMVETLRKGYIGLRTKDNPLKRRRLAQLIDALDPGFVTHIVRAFSTYFSLVNIAEEAFQHRLRRAQVRAGGTLWVGSFDHALRQLCSQGVTAEQLQTLLDRLQFIPVITAHPTESKRQTIMEALRRIFLTSERLNEHRLTKSERYEITQLLEAQVQILWKTDEVRVHRPQVVDEIQNGLFYFRESLFQAVPVVYRYMENAIQRTYTKGNEQARQIHVPSFLRFGSWVGGDRDGNPNVKPETTELALRMQARVVLLEYLSRLSALSRVLTHSSHLSAPSAELLASFKTDKRIAPSMFGGDHERTSHEPYRRKLYIMHHRLEYNLRAVKKRLEGDFDAPLAVAAYSSEREFLADLYLIRDSLISHGDYNISMSGLQDLIRLVETFGFFLMSLDIRQESSRHTQAVAELFTTQSQAIDYDALSEDERIKLLGRALAQSDCLTQQANLSAETRETLEVFNVMARMRVETSPEAFGSYIISMTRSASHVLEVLLLARQADLAGYRDQGWYCDIRVAPLFETIDDLAHIEPVMEALLSNRTYSALLKASGNLQEVMLGYSDSCKDGGILASSWSLYEAQKKITALTARHGVECLLFHGRGGTIGRGGGPTHESILSQPEGTVHGQIKFTEQGEMVSYKYSNSETAIYELSVGATGLLKASRGQVHPPAVDNPEYLAIMQQLAELGERCYRDLTETTPGFSDYFYEATPINEIGQLNIGSRPSHRKKGDRSKYSVRAIAWVFGWAQSRHTMPAWYGIGTALESWHGGDPKRFAMLQAMYRDWPFFRALLSNTQMALFKADMDIARDYADLCSNRSEADHIYELIRTEYYRTIREILKVVGAESLIEENPPLALSLSRRNPYLDPLNAIQVTLLRRTRNEELSEPERHRWLAPLLRSINAIAAGMRNTG from the coding sequence ATGGCCGGCCAGGGTTATAACGACAAGGAGTTACGCGCACGCGTCAAACTGCTGGGCACCCTGCTCGGCAATGTGCTGCGTGCGCAGGCAGGCGAGCGCGCGCTCAAAATGGTGGAGACGCTGCGCAAGGGTTACATCGGCCTGCGCACCAAGGACAACCCGCTCAAGCGCCGCCGCCTCGCCCAACTCATTGACGCGCTCGATCCGGGATTCGTCACCCATATCGTGCGCGCCTTCAGCACTTACTTCAGCTTGGTGAACATCGCGGAAGAGGCGTTTCAACATCGCCTGCGCCGCGCCCAGGTGCGGGCGGGCGGTACACTCTGGGTCGGCTCGTTCGATCATGCCCTGCGCCAGCTCTGCTCTCAGGGCGTCACTGCAGAGCAGCTGCAAACACTTCTCGATCGCCTGCAATTCATTCCGGTCATCACCGCGCATCCCACGGAATCCAAGCGTCAGACCATCATGGAGGCGTTACGGCGTATTTTTCTCACCAGCGAACGCCTGAACGAACACCGCCTTACCAAAAGCGAACGTTACGAAATCACGCAACTGCTGGAAGCACAGGTTCAGATACTGTGGAAGACCGACGAGGTGCGCGTGCACCGTCCGCAGGTGGTCGATGAAATCCAGAACGGTCTGTTCTACTTCCGCGAGAGCCTGTTTCAGGCCGTGCCCGTCGTCTACCGCTACATGGAAAATGCCATCCAGCGCACCTATACCAAGGGCAACGAACAAGCCCGGCAAATCCATGTGCCGAGCTTCCTGCGTTTTGGATCCTGGGTAGGTGGCGACCGCGACGGCAACCCCAACGTAAAACCCGAAACCACGGAACTCGCCCTGCGCATGCAGGCGCGGGTGGTATTGCTGGAATACCTCTCACGGCTGTCTGCCTTGAGCCGGGTACTGACCCACTCCAGCCACCTCAGCGCCCCTTCCGCCGAGCTGCTTGCAAGCTTCAAGACCGACAAACGCATCGCGCCCTCCATGTTTGGCGGCGACCATGAGCGCACCAGTCATGAGCCTTACCGGCGCAAACTCTACATCATGCACCATCGTCTGGAGTACAACCTGCGTGCGGTGAAAAAGCGACTGGAAGGTGATTTTGATGCGCCTCTGGCGGTAGCCGCCTACTCCTCCGAGCGAGAATTTCTCGCCGATCTTTACCTGATTCGCGATTCACTCATCAGCCACGGCGACTACAACATCTCCATGAGCGGGCTGCAAGACCTCATCCGCCTGGTCGAAACCTTCGGCTTCTTTTTGATGTCGCTCGATATCCGTCAGGAGTCATCGCGCCACACACAGGCAGTGGCTGAACTCTTCACCACCCAATCACAGGCCATTGATTACGACGCCCTGTCCGAAGACGAGCGCATCAAACTGCTGGGGCGCGCACTGGCACAATCCGACTGTCTCACCCAGCAGGCCAACCTCAGCGCCGAAACCCGCGAGACACTGGAAGTCTTCAACGTCATGGCGCGCATGCGCGTGGAAACCAGCCCCGAGGCCTTCGGCAGCTACATCATCTCCATGACGCGTTCAGCCAGCCACGTACTTGAGGTGTTGCTGCTCGCGCGGCAGGCCGACCTCGCCGGTTACCGCGATCAGGGCTGGTATTGCGACATTCGCGTCGCCCCCTTGTTCGAGACCATCGACGACCTCGCCCACATCGAGCCGGTGATGGAGGCGCTGTTGTCCAACCGTACCTATAGCGCGCTGCTCAAGGCTTCCGGCAATCTACAGGAGGTGATGCTGGGTTACTCCGACTCCTGCAAGGACGGCGGCATACTCGCCTCGTCGTGGAGCCTGTACGAAGCGCAGAAAAAAATTACCGCATTGACCGCCCGGCACGGTGTCGAATGCCTGCTGTTTCACGGACGCGGCGGCACCATCGGGCGCGGCGGCGGCCCGACCCACGAATCCATCCTGTCACAGCCGGAAGGCACGGTGCACGGCCAGATCAAATTCACCGAGCAAGGCGAAATGGTGTCGTATAAATACAGCAACAGCGAAACCGCCATATACGAACTCTCCGTCGGCGCTACCGGCCTGCTCAAGGCCAGCCGTGGACAGGTACACCCGCCTGCGGTGGATAATCCGGAATACCTTGCCATCATGCAGCAACTGGCAGAACTGGGTGAGCGCTGCTACCGCGATCTGACCGAAACCACACCCGGCTTCAGCGACTATTTTTACGAAGCCACACCCATCAACGAAATCGGCCAGCTCAACATCGGCTCGCGGCCCTCGCACCGCAAGAAAGGCGATCGCTCAAAATATTCCGTGCGGGCCATCGCCTGGGTGTTTGGCTGGGCGCAGTCGCGCCACACCATGCCCGCCTGGTATGGCATCGGCACGGCCCTCGAAAGCTGGCACGGCGGCGACCCGAAACGCTTCGCCATGCTGCAGGCCATGTACCGTGACTGGCCGTTTTTCCGCGCCCTGCTCAGCAACACCCAGATGGCCTTGTTCAAGGCCGACATGGATATCGCGCGCGACTACGCCGACCTGTGCAGTAACCGCAGTGAAGCCGACCATATTTACGAACTTATCCGCACCGAATACTACCGCACGATACGCGAGATACTGAAAGTCGTCGGCGCCGAATCGCTGATTGAGGAAAACCCGCCGCTCGCGCTCTCACTCTCACGTCGCAATCCCTATCTCGACCCGCTCAACGCGATCCAGGTCACACTGCTCAGGCGTACCAGAAATGAAGAACTCAGCGAACCCGAGCGCCACCGCTGGCTCGCCCCGCTGCTGCGCTCCATCAACGCCATCGCAGCTGGCATGCGCAATACCGGTTAG
- a CDS encoding TfoX/Sxy family protein, whose protein sequence is MPVRNEFVEFVLEQLAPLGSVSARAMFGGHGIYQRDTIFALILEDRLYFKVDDLNRAEFTERGLGPFTYTARGKLTTMKYYEAPPEVFEEPEAMLSWAQQAINAALRIERGKRKAK, encoded by the coding sequence ATGCCGGTACGCAATGAATTTGTTGAGTTTGTGCTGGAGCAGCTGGCACCGCTGGGTAGCGTGAGTGCGCGGGCGATGTTTGGCGGGCACGGGATTTACCAACGCGACACAATTTTCGCGCTCATACTCGAAGACAGATTGTATTTCAAAGTCGATGACCTTAACCGTGCTGAATTTACGGAGCGCGGACTGGGGCCGTTCACCTACACCGCGCGTGGCAAATTGACCACCATGAAGTACTACGAGGCACCGCCGGAGGTATTTGAAGAGCCTGAAGCCATGTTGAGTTGGGCGCAACAGGCGATTAACGCGGCGTTGCGCATTGAGCGGGGTAAACGCAAGGCTAAATAA